The following coding sequences lie in one Spirosoma sp. KUDC1026 genomic window:
- a CDS encoding LytR/AlgR family response regulator transcription factor: MNVLIIEDEARSARQLERMLKNYDSSIQVLAQLPSVRESVDWFTKQSNSPAPGLDLVLMDIHLEDGLAFSIFDQINLTAPIIFTTAYDEYMIKAFKVNSIDYLLKPVDEDELINALNKYKTLRSAAVSPDLTQLMHVMQQFREPPPTFKERFMVSIGTRIRSVETTDIAYFYSEEKATFLMTKEGQFLPLDYSLDQLVGLLNPSQFFRVNRQFLVARSALRNIQTYSAGKVKLDLQPPTRQEVFVSIHRLTDFKDWLGK; this comes from the coding sequence ATGAACGTACTTATCATTGAAGACGAAGCCCGTTCTGCCCGCCAGCTTGAACGGATGCTGAAAAACTACGACTCATCCATCCAGGTACTAGCTCAACTCCCGTCGGTGCGCGAATCCGTCGATTGGTTTACCAAGCAAAGCAACAGCCCGGCGCCGGGGCTCGACCTGGTGCTGATGGATATTCACCTGGAAGACGGACTGGCCTTTTCGATCTTCGATCAGATCAATCTAACCGCACCCATCATTTTCACGACGGCCTACGATGAGTATATGATCAAGGCGTTCAAGGTCAACAGCATCGATTACCTGCTCAAACCGGTTGACGAAGACGAACTGATCAACGCGCTCAATAAATACAAGACGCTACGTAGTGCCGCCGTTAGTCCGGATCTGACGCAGCTCATGCACGTGATGCAGCAGTTCAGGGAGCCACCGCCAACGTTCAAAGAGCGATTTATGGTCAGCATCGGCACCCGCATCCGCAGCGTCGAAACGACCGACATTGCTTATTTCTATTCGGAAGAGAAGGCTACGTTTCTAATGACCAAAGAAGGCCAGTTTCTGCCGCTCGACTACAGTCTCGATCAGTTGGTGGGGCTGCTGAATCCATCGCAGTTCTTTCGGGTTAACCGGCAGTTTCTGGTAGCCCGTAGCGCCCTGCGGAATATCCAGACCTATTCGGCGGGGAAGGTAAAACTGGACCTACAGCCCCCTACCCGACAGGAAGTATTTGTCAGCATCCATCGCCTGACGGATTTCAAAGACTGGCTCGGCAAGTAG
- a CDS encoding TlpA family protein disulfide reductase, giving the protein MKRIGIILGFIWLCQVGFAQTTIRVVLEGKLNGQTYLEYVDRFGNNQLTILTPYHREVQWSTDQPIFLRDADYRSQAVYFLTPGTSYTLTKGTNRFLTAKTSAREADAVANCHQIYLAAQPAQEDGQEYLLGPVYSKLTFAQRADRLRERYQSRLAFLNQYAQQHHISLPQLNPWRDYFFYQYTRGLLFHPPVQIPRDSVNKYVRLFQDDTKLYIPDYRAAATRLVQVMSSAPSGTINFSAAYQSAIRSLTGATRDYVLFDLMKLLSQSKQDKLPNPDFDLALATRLLPQFKVDCQQASYVQYIDELINVATAARKPVPNETKLRDASGRLLTWNELLAAQRGRVVYVDFWASWCAPCRAELPASHQLRNALPDKKITFVYVSMDEDPNAWSNAVRQVGLAQAPSYLLTNSFQSALAKRYQMKAIPRYLLFDQKGKLVSANAKRPSNKLLRAELERLMQ; this is encoded by the coding sequence ATGAAAAGAATCGGAATCATCCTGGGTTTTATCTGGCTCTGCCAGGTTGGTTTCGCCCAAACGACGATACGTGTGGTCCTGGAAGGGAAGCTCAACGGGCAGACCTATCTGGAATACGTAGACCGCTTCGGCAACAATCAGCTTACGATTTTAACCCCTTATCATCGAGAGGTACAGTGGTCAACCGACCAGCCTATCTTCTTGCGGGATGCTGACTACCGAAGTCAGGCTGTGTATTTCCTGACGCCTGGTACATCATATACCTTGACCAAAGGAACCAACCGCTTTCTGACGGCCAAAACGTCGGCGCGTGAGGCCGACGCCGTCGCGAATTGCCATCAAATTTACCTGGCGGCTCAACCGGCTCAGGAAGATGGCCAAGAGTATTTACTGGGTCCTGTCTACAGTAAGCTCACGTTTGCGCAACGGGCTGATCGACTACGGGAGCGTTACCAGAGTCGTCTGGCTTTTCTGAATCAGTACGCCCAGCAGCACCACATAAGTTTACCGCAATTGAACCCCTGGAGGGACTACTTTTTTTATCAGTATACTCGTGGATTACTGTTTCATCCGCCGGTTCAGATTCCCCGTGATTCGGTCAATAAGTACGTCCGTCTCTTTCAGGATGACACCAAACTGTACATTCCTGACTATCGAGCCGCGGCTACACGTTTAGTTCAGGTCATGAGCAGTGCCCCGTCGGGTACGATCAACTTTTCTGCTGCATATCAGTCCGCCATTCGTTCATTGACCGGAGCCACCCGCGATTACGTGCTGTTTGATCTGATGAAACTCCTGAGCCAGTCCAAACAGGACAAATTGCCGAATCCTGACTTTGACCTAGCCCTGGCTACCCGCCTGCTTCCACAATTCAAGGTTGACTGTCAGCAGGCATCGTACGTTCAATACATTGACGAGTTGATCAACGTGGCCACGGCAGCGCGCAAACCCGTTCCGAACGAGACGAAATTACGTGATGCGTCAGGACGTTTGCTAACCTGGAACGAGCTGTTGGCCGCTCAGCGGGGACGCGTCGTCTACGTAGATTTCTGGGCGAGTTGGTGTGCGCCCTGCCGGGCGGAGTTACCCGCATCGCACCAGCTACGTAACGCGCTGCCTGATAAGAAGATAACGTTCGTTTACGTGTCGATGGACGAAGACCCCAACGCCTGGTCAAACGCTGTTCGGCAGGTGGGACTGGCACAGGCCCCCAGCTATCTGCTAACCAACTCTTTTCAGTCTGCGTTGGCCAAACGGTACCAGATGAAAGCAATTCCTCGTTACTTACTCTTCGATCAGAAAGGCAAACTGGTTTCGGCAAATGCGAAGCGCCCCAGCAACAAGTTGCTGC
- a CDS encoding nuclear transport factor 2 family protein yields MIEINKATLEKANAAVTAGDNEGFLAHCTEDTEWVFVGEQTLQGKEAVRQWMVTAYAEPPIFIVDNLIAEGDFVTAVGTINLKDESGGTTTYLYCDIW; encoded by the coding sequence ATGATTGAGATTAATAAAGCAACATTAGAAAAGGCAAACGCGGCCGTTACGGCTGGCGACAATGAGGGTTTTCTGGCTCACTGCACCGAAGATACCGAATGGGTATTTGTAGGTGAGCAGACCCTGCAGGGAAAGGAAGCGGTTCGGCAGTGGATGGTAACCGCCTACGCAGAACCGCCAATATTTATAGTTGATAACCTGATTGCCGAGGGCGATTTTGTTACCGCAGTTGGTACCATCAATCTGAAGGACGAAAGCGGAGGAACGACAACCTATTTATACTGCGATATATGGTGA
- a CDS encoding serine hydrolase domain-containing protein, whose protein sequence is MKSFISSAITAAALATLLNACQPTADVGKNGTTLDVDALANDIEARIKPDVMGYQIVVFADGSLRASRAGGNARRAADAPERKMDIGDKINVASVSKTVTAAALLHALNAKNVSVDSPVWSYLPKHWPLHSSIKTITFRQLLAMRSGFPKNVLSDYGSLKAAMIVGATSSRLTFSYQNMNFALMRFLIPNVAGGYSITPMPDNASAQKISEVEQKQAQEYTDAYMNYCQLNVFDKIGIAPNMACKPTDANPALCYKWAAPNGNGTDWGDMSLTNAERGWNMSALQMATFMNALHHTYKILPKNVADAMRRDTLGYDNANIMTGTGLKYIEKNGGYPASNNAGEVGAWLFGFENEVYVAVLVNSDPKPNTSVWTDVVAAFDAWYK, encoded by the coding sequence ATGAAATCATTTATTAGTTCTGCCATTACAGCAGCAGCTCTTGCTACCTTATTGAATGCCTGTCAGCCAACCGCTGACGTTGGCAAAAACGGAACAACACTCGATGTTGATGCCCTGGCCAATGACATCGAAGCGCGCATTAAACCCGACGTGATGGGATACCAGATTGTCGTCTTTGCCGATGGTTCCTTACGAGCCTCCCGTGCCGGAGGAAATGCTCGACGGGCTGCCGATGCGCCGGAGCGCAAGATGGACATTGGCGACAAAATCAACGTTGCCAGCGTCAGCAAAACCGTGACGGCTGCGGCTCTGCTGCATGCCCTGAACGCCAAAAATGTCAGCGTCGATTCGCCCGTATGGTCGTACCTTCCTAAACACTGGCCCCTGCACAGCAGCATCAAAACCATAACCTTCCGGCAGCTACTGGCCATGCGCAGTGGCTTCCCCAAAAATGTACTCTCAGACTACGGGTCGCTGAAGGCGGCCATGATCGTAGGCGCTACTTCCTCCCGGCTGACCTTTAGCTACCAGAATATGAACTTTGCTCTCATGCGGTTTCTGATTCCGAATGTAGCCGGAGGTTATTCCATTACGCCAATGCCGGATAATGCATCCGCCCAGAAAATCAGTGAGGTCGAGCAGAAGCAGGCGCAGGAATACACCGATGCGTACATGAACTACTGCCAGCTCAACGTATTCGATAAAATTGGCATCGCTCCCAACATGGCCTGCAAGCCCACGGATGCCAATCCGGCCTTGTGCTACAAATGGGCAGCGCCCAACGGTAACGGTACCGACTGGGGCGATATGAGTCTGACTAACGCTGAGCGCGGCTGGAATATGTCAGCACTGCAAATGGCAACGTTCATGAACGCCTTGCACCATACGTACAAAATCCTCCCCAAAAATGTGGCGGATGCCATGCGCCGGGACACACTGGGCTACGATAATGCGAACATCATGACCGGTACGGGTCTTAAGTACATCGAGAAAAATGGGGGCTATCCTGCATCAAATAACGCGGGTGAAGTCGGCGCCTGGTTGTTTGGTTTCGAGAATGAAGTCTACGTAGCGGTGTTGGTAAATTCCGACCCAAAGCCAAACACGAGCGTATGGACTGACGTAGTAGCCGCTTTCGACGCGTGGTACAAATAG
- a CDS encoding T9SS type A sorting domain-containing protein — MKKVLTLMLGLVAGTASFAHTADVNPTVSATHLVMTTDQKIKLYVQPAQDKGDLSIRDANGHVLYNTTVSLQKGLQQQFDISNLGTGMYQLTLNTNHQTLTKTFVVQANPNVSFVVQD, encoded by the coding sequence ATGAAAAAAGTACTTACGCTGATGCTGGGTCTGGTAGCCGGAACCGCATCGTTTGCTCACACAGCTGATGTCAACCCAACCGTTTCAGCAACGCATCTGGTTATGACAACCGACCAGAAAATTAAACTCTACGTTCAGCCAGCTCAGGACAAGGGCGACCTGTCGATCCGGGATGCCAACGGGCATGTGCTGTACAACACGACCGTGTCGCTTCAGAAAGGCTTACAGCAGCAGTTCGATATTTCCAACCTGGGCACGGGAATGTATCAGCTGACGCTGAACACGAACCACCAGACGCTGACCAAAACGTTTGTGGTGCAGGCCAATCCGAACGTGAGCTTCGTCGTGCAGGACTAA
- a CDS encoding sensor histidine kinase, producing the protein MQTRLTSAQKWQIALYLLGLFTPLLLYINLPDSARSWSAIIHILPFIAVFVLINLGLYYVSITVADWCQRQLSRWLGNDFLTELNGKSFFLTFVVSLVLALLFTQTLHLVLDAIAFVIHLIWPPSATQSKPSPFTPEVLTYIERAHNVFSVVIMLSAFYLTISMRAFQQLRDVQLKAERLEKEALLSQFEALKNQLSPHFLFNSLSILTSLIHEDVNLSEQFIKRLSKAYRYILEQRDQDKVLLKTELDFIQAYTFLLQIRFENKFEVQIDVPPEDQLRYWIAPLTLQLLVENAVKHNRMSLQERLLVRIYTQGDWLVVENPIQARDQPEPSTGVGLRNIVNRYTLLTDQPVTVSQEGNSFIVNIPLLT; encoded by the coding sequence ATGCAAACTCGGCTTACCTCGGCTCAAAAGTGGCAGATCGCCCTGTATTTGCTGGGCCTTTTTACGCCTTTATTGCTCTACATCAACCTGCCGGATTCGGCCCGTAGCTGGTCGGCTATTATTCATATTCTGCCTTTCATTGCTGTCTTTGTGCTCATCAATCTGGGTCTATATTACGTCAGCATCACCGTAGCCGACTGGTGCCAGCGACAGCTGAGTCGCTGGCTGGGCAACGATTTTTTAACGGAACTCAACGGCAAATCCTTTTTCCTGACCTTTGTTGTTTCACTTGTTCTGGCCCTGCTATTTACCCAGACGCTTCACCTGGTGCTCGACGCCATTGCGTTCGTCATCCACCTGATCTGGCCACCATCAGCAACCCAGTCAAAACCGTCACCCTTCACGCCCGAGGTGCTGACGTATATTGAGCGGGCTCACAACGTTTTTTCGGTCGTCATTATGCTGTCCGCATTTTACCTGACCATTAGCATGCGGGCGTTTCAGCAGCTCCGGGATGTGCAATTGAAGGCCGAGCGACTGGAGAAAGAAGCCCTGTTGAGTCAGTTCGAAGCGTTAAAAAATCAACTAAGCCCGCACTTCCTCTTCAACAGCCTGAGCATTTTGACCTCCCTCATTCACGAGGACGTTAACCTATCCGAACAGTTCATCAAACGACTGTCCAAAGCATACCGCTACATTCTGGAACAACGTGATCAGGACAAGGTGCTTCTGAAAACCGAACTCGACTTTATTCAGGCTTACACGTTCCTGCTCCAGATCCGGTTCGAGAATAAGTTCGAGGTGCAGATTGACGTTCCCCCGGAAGACCAGCTCCGGTACTGGATTGCGCCACTCACGTTACAGCTGCTCGTTGAAAACGCGGTGAAGCACAACCGCATGTCGCTTCAGGAGCGGCTCCTGGTACGTATCTACACGCAGGGTGACTGGCTGGTTGTCGAAAACCCTATTCAGGCGAGAGATCAGCCCGAACCGTCGACCGGCGTAGGCCTCCGGAACATTGTCAACCGCTATACCCTCCTCACCGACCAACCCGTCACGGTCAGCCAGGAGGGGAATTCCTTTATCGTAAACATTCCCCTTTTAACTTAA
- a CDS encoding SDR family oxidoreductase: MKSALVTGANKGIGLEVVRQLAQNGFFVYLGSRNLESGLAAAETLKKNGINQVEVVQLDVTDPESVQAARTLIGEKTPVLDVLVNNAGISGGFPQSALTASIDQFEAVYDTNLFGVVRVTQAFIDLLRQAPEPRIVNLTSAMASLTLAADTLGSSYDNKLAVYQSSKSALNMYTINLAYELRNSPFKVNMVCPGYTQTDFTGHQGTSTVQEAGQRIAKYALIDQSGPSGRFISEEYFPEPATCPW, encoded by the coding sequence ATGAAATCAGCATTAGTCACCGGAGCCAACAAAGGTATTGGCCTGGAAGTAGTAAGACAGCTCGCCCAGAACGGATTCTTTGTGTATCTGGGGAGCCGCAATCTGGAAAGTGGGCTGGCCGCAGCCGAAACACTTAAAAAGAACGGCATTAATCAGGTCGAAGTCGTCCAGCTGGACGTTACCGATCCCGAATCAGTTCAGGCAGCCCGTACTTTGATCGGCGAGAAAACACCGGTCCTGGACGTACTGGTCAACAACGCGGGGATTTCAGGGGGATTTCCGCAGTCGGCGCTGACGGCCTCAATTGATCAATTCGAAGCCGTATATGATACCAACCTGTTCGGCGTGGTTCGGGTTACGCAGGCGTTTATTGATCTGCTCCGGCAAGCTCCTGAACCCCGCATTGTTAACTTAACGTCTGCAATGGCCTCGCTTACCCTGGCGGCCGATACGTTGGGGAGCAGCTACGACAACAAATTAGCGGTTTATCAATCGAGCAAATCAGCCCTGAACATGTACACGATCAACCTGGCCTACGAGCTTCGTAACAGCCCGTTTAAAGTGAACATGGTTTGTCCTGGCTACACCCAGACCGACTTTACGGGTCATCAGGGCACAAGCACCGTTCAGGAAGCCGGGCAACGTATTGCGAAGTATGCGCTGATTGATCAGAGCGGCCCGAGTGGCCGGTTTATCAGCGAAGAATATTTCCCGGAGCCAGCCACTTGCCCGTGGTAG
- a CDS encoding NAD-dependent epimerase/dehydratase family protein, which translates to MQRETVLIIGANGQIGTALLPRLRDQFGSSNVIAADLRKPANDSGLFTLLDATQPEALTEVVRRYRITQIYHLAAILSAKGESDPIGSWNLNMQTLLNVLEVSRLHNIRKVFVPSSIAAFGEHAPKYDTPQNAYLDPTTVYGISKVAAENWSMYYHKRYGLDIRSLRYPGVISYESMPGGGTTDYAVAIYHAAVQGQSFDCFLNADTRLPMIYMDDALRATLELMDAPAEQISVRTSYNLAGMSFTPAEQTASIQAHFPDFVTYYKPDFRQAIAESWPKTIDDSVARQDWGWKPAFDLSRMTQEMISNLTAVYQPLVSIP; encoded by the coding sequence ATGCAGCGCGAAACTGTTTTAATCATTGGAGCTAACGGGCAAATCGGTACTGCCCTTCTCCCCCGCTTACGGGATCAATTTGGCAGCAGCAATGTTATTGCGGCTGACCTACGAAAACCAGCCAACGACTCTGGTCTGTTTACGCTACTGGACGCAACCCAGCCCGAGGCTCTGACCGAAGTTGTTCGGCGGTATCGGATAACCCAGATCTATCACTTGGCCGCAATCCTATCGGCAAAGGGCGAAAGCGATCCGATCGGGTCCTGGAACCTGAATATGCAGACCCTGCTCAACGTACTGGAGGTCTCCCGACTGCACAACATTCGGAAAGTGTTCGTTCCCAGTTCGATTGCGGCTTTCGGCGAACATGCGCCTAAATACGATACGCCACAGAACGCCTATCTGGACCCCACTACCGTATACGGCATCAGCAAGGTAGCCGCCGAAAACTGGTCGATGTACTATCACAAACGTTATGGGCTCGACATACGCTCGCTGCGGTATCCGGGCGTCATCAGCTACGAGTCGATGCCGGGCGGTGGTACCACCGATTATGCCGTGGCGATTTATCATGCCGCCGTGCAGGGCCAGTCGTTCGATTGCTTTCTGAACGCTGATACCCGTCTGCCCATGATCTACATGGACGACGCTCTCCGAGCCACGCTGGAACTGATGGATGCCCCCGCCGAGCAGATCAGCGTTCGGACGTCGTATAACCTGGCAGGGATGAGTTTCACTCCTGCCGAACAGACGGCTTCCATCCAAGCCCATTTTCCGGATTTTGTTACGTACTATAAACCTGACTTTCGACAGGCTATTGCCGAGTCGTGGCCCAAAACCATCGACGATTCAGTAGCCCGGCAGGACTGGGGCTGGAAACCGGCCTTCGATCTGTCCCGCATGACCCAGGAGATGATTTCAAACCTGACCGCCGTCTACCAGCCGCTGGTCTCAATCCCATAA
- a CDS encoding helix-turn-helix domain-containing protein codes for MQDTKGVLDKIRHHDQVPLMINENCAIPLPEAVLPTLLQPHKLAYYYFMFMDRGSETCQIDFQDRTVADSQVIFGLPNQVFAHAAPDKNNQQYKISFDENTLSLLPQAYPFLVNPANTNAITFDPAARQRVKATLSILFQLVHTPGKQQHAAVILAYVNALLTEFNSAYFAHNQSGATANPRQSKYIAFKLAVETHLTEQHDVHTIADELAMTPGSLYTLVKEFSGLSPKEWITNRLIQEAQRKLQYSAPSIKELAYELGFNDPAYFSRLFKKRTGKNVSTFLAERQNLSIH; via the coding sequence GTGCAGGACACCAAAGGAGTACTCGATAAAATCAGGCATCATGATCAGGTTCCACTCATGATCAATGAAAACTGTGCTATTCCACTACCCGAAGCTGTCCTACCAACCCTGCTTCAGCCCCATAAGCTGGCCTACTACTATTTTATGTTTATGGACCGGGGGTCGGAAACCTGTCAGATCGATTTTCAGGACAGAACGGTTGCCGATAGCCAGGTGATTTTTGGGTTACCCAACCAGGTTTTCGCGCATGCAGCCCCTGACAAAAACAACCAACAGTATAAGATCAGCTTTGATGAGAATACACTGTCTTTGCTGCCGCAGGCTTACCCGTTTCTGGTCAATCCAGCCAACACAAACGCCATTACGTTCGATCCGGCTGCCAGGCAGCGGGTCAAAGCAACCCTGTCTATTTTGTTTCAATTAGTGCATACGCCCGGCAAGCAGCAGCATGCTGCGGTTATTCTGGCGTATGTAAACGCGTTGTTGACTGAGTTTAACAGTGCTTATTTCGCCCATAACCAGTCCGGCGCTACGGCCAATCCCAGGCAGTCAAAGTACATTGCCTTCAAGCTGGCCGTAGAAACGCACCTCACCGAGCAGCACGATGTACATACCATTGCGGACGAACTGGCCATGACTCCCGGCAGTTTGTACACTCTGGTGAAAGAGTTTTCGGGACTTTCGCCGAAAGAGTGGATCACTAACCGGCTCATCCAGGAAGCCCAGCGGAAACTCCAGTACTCCGCCCCATCGATCAAAGAACTGGCTTACGAACTGGGCTTCAACGATCCAGCTTATTTCTCCCGGCTGTTCAAAAAGAGAACGGGCAAGAACGTCAGTACCTTTCTGGCGGAGCGGCAGAATTTGTCCATACATTGA